Proteins encoded by one window of Streptomyces sp. NBC_01571:
- a CDS encoding ABC transporter substrate-binding protein — protein MRTFTRTRNRRFAPFALLASTTLLLTACGSGTTGSGDGGGGGTAQAAAGSDAIPTADVVSAVKKDEAAARLLPAGVTGLTVAVSVSGQPPGTAYLKDGKTLAGQDVDFADAVAKALGIGLKHESASFEAILPALDSGKYDFGASNFGVTDERRKVIDFVTYINDGQGFATRADSGLKAVTDLRQLCGLNVATGAGTTFEATLEDNRKVCADAGEKAYKVQTYSEQGAIWSSLQQGRSDIVMSTINGLRYAVAHQTGVKFLNEYHRLDVGFAFKKNTALAPAFQAAVNRLIADGTYAKILRKWGTTGSAIDTSRISPPEQKN, from the coding sequence ATGCGTACGTTCACGCGTACCCGCAACAGGCGTTTTGCGCCCTTTGCCCTTCTCGCCTCCACGACTCTGCTGCTCACGGCCTGCGGCTCCGGTACCACCGGTTCCGGCGACGGCGGCGGGGGAGGCACCGCCCAGGCCGCGGCCGGGAGCGACGCGATCCCCACCGCGGACGTCGTCTCGGCCGTCAAGAAGGACGAGGCGGCGGCCAGGTTGCTGCCCGCCGGGGTCACCGGCCTCACCGTCGCCGTCAGCGTCTCCGGCCAGCCGCCCGGCACCGCGTATCTCAAGGACGGGAAGACGCTCGCGGGCCAGGACGTCGACTTCGCGGACGCGGTCGCGAAAGCCCTCGGCATCGGCCTGAAGCACGAGTCGGCGAGTTTCGAGGCGATCCTGCCGGCGCTCGACAGCGGCAAGTACGACTTCGGGGCCAGCAACTTCGGCGTCACCGACGAACGCCGCAAGGTGATCGACTTCGTCACCTACATCAACGACGGCCAGGGCTTCGCCACCCGCGCGGACAGCGGGCTGAAGGCCGTCACCGACCTGCGGCAGCTGTGCGGACTGAACGTCGCGACCGGCGCGGGGACGACGTTCGAGGCGACGCTCGAGGACAACAGGAAGGTCTGCGCGGACGCGGGCGAGAAGGCGTACAAGGTGCAGACCTACAGCGAGCAGGGCGCGATCTGGTCCTCGCTCCAACAGGGCCGCAGCGACATCGTGATGTCCACCATCAACGGACTGCGCTACGCCGTCGCGCACCAGACGGGCGTCAAGTTCCTCAACGAGTACCACCGTCTGGACGTCGGCTTCGCCTTCAAGAAGAACACCGCGCTGGCCCCCGCCTTCCAGGCAGCGGTGAACAGGCTGATCGCGGACGGCACGTACGCGAAGATCCTGAGGAAGTGGGGAACGACGGGGTCGGCGATCGACACGTCCCGGATCTCACCGCCGGAACAGAAGAACTGA
- a CDS encoding cell division protein SepF, protein MGSVRKASAWLGLVDDNDDERYYDDDNYAEGQEPGDAWVTDPRVKVASETAEEKGRRIGTVTPDSFRDARGIGELFRDGVPVIINLTAMEPSDAKRVVDFAAGLTFGLHGTIERVATRVFLLTPAHTEIVSGEAAGRQTDGFFNQS, encoded by the coding sequence ATGGGATCGGTGCGCAAGGCGAGTGCCTGGCTTGGCCTCGTCGACGACAACGATGACGAGCGTTACTACGACGACGACAACTACGCCGAGGGGCAGGAGCCCGGCGATGCCTGGGTCACCGACCCGCGCGTGAAGGTCGCGTCCGAGACGGCGGAGGAGAAGGGCCGCCGGATCGGCACGGTCACCCCGGACAGCTTCCGGGACGCACGCGGCATCGGTGAACTCTTCCGGGACGGTGTCCCGGTCATCATCAACCTCACGGCCATGGAGCCCTCCGACGCCAAGCGCGTGGTGGACTTCGCGGCCGGTCTGACCTTCGGCCTGCACGGCACCATCGAGCGGGTCGCCACCCGGGTCTTCCTGCTGACCCCCGCCCACACGGAGATCGTCAGCGGCGAGGCCGCCGGTCGCCAGACGGACGGCTTCTTCAACCAGAGCTGA
- a CDS encoding FAD/NAD(P)-binding domain-containing protein has protein sequence MSTRQATTHPVATPSATARPTATPSATAQPETAHPAGTHPTGTHPGTTHPENAGRPALVIVGGGPRGTGLLERIAANAPELYAGSGLDIHLVDPYPPGGGRIWREEQSPLLWMNSEAQDVTMFTDETVDMAGPVLAGPTLHEWAALDGRVFADRQRQGAYLRWVYERTVAALPPGITVHHHPCRALRVDEGHDGRQPVWLEGRTHPLRADLVVLTLGHLDAELDAEQRELAAYARAHDLVHLPPDFTADSDLAALRPGEPVLVRGFGLAFVDLMVLLTEGRGGRYEGETYLPSGREPVLYVGSRRGVPYHSKIGYAWTGERPPLPRYFGPAQVGELLARPGGFDFRRDVWPLVEKELGFAHYHRLFTAHPERTRITWTDFEEKYGTGDGPEIQALVASAVPDPADRLDLAALDRPLDGVRHTSYEALQAGLRAYIEDDLTRRHDPAHSADSAVFLGLLSVYGQLVRLGDIGSWWHGFFSFLASGPPGPRLRQMRALSRAGILRFLGADMTVTAAEGVFRAGSATVPGATVEARALVEARLPHPTVERTRDTLLRELYAEGAAATPEGLLAVDPADGRVLDRSGVPHPRRFALGPHTDARGSGAFTRPRTGGPAFRQNDATARAALVFLRDLACRPVS, from the coding sequence ATGAGCACGCGTCAGGCGACCACGCATCCGGTGGCCACGCCCTCGGCGACCGCGCGTCCGACGGCCACGCCCTCGGCGACCGCCCAGCCGGAGACCGCGCACCCGGCCGGCACGCATCCGACCGGCACGCACCCGGGGACCACGCACCCGGAGAACGCGGGGCGTCCCGCGCTGGTGATCGTGGGTGGCGGTCCCCGCGGGACCGGTCTCCTGGAGCGGATAGCCGCCAACGCACCGGAGCTGTACGCCGGTTCGGGCCTCGACATCCATCTCGTCGACCCGTATCCGCCGGGCGGCGGCCGTATCTGGCGCGAGGAGCAGTCGCCGCTGCTGTGGATGAACTCCGAGGCCCAGGACGTCACGATGTTCACCGACGAGACGGTGGACATGGCGGGGCCGGTCCTGGCCGGCCCCACGCTGCACGAGTGGGCCGCCCTCGACGGACGGGTCTTCGCCGACCGGCAGCGGCAGGGCGCGTACCTGCGCTGGGTGTACGAGCGAACGGTGGCCGCCCTGCCGCCGGGCATCACGGTCCACCACCATCCGTGCCGGGCCCTGCGGGTCGACGAAGGACACGACGGGCGTCAACCGGTGTGGCTGGAGGGCCGCACGCACCCGCTCCGCGCCGACCTCGTCGTCCTCACCCTCGGTCACCTCGACGCCGAACTCGACGCCGAACAGAGGGAACTGGCCGCGTACGCCCGCGCGCACGACCTGGTCCACCTGCCGCCGGACTTCACCGCCGACAGCGACCTCGCGGCGCTGAGACCGGGCGAACCGGTTCTCGTCCGCGGCTTCGGGCTCGCCTTCGTCGACCTGATGGTGCTGCTCACCGAGGGGCGCGGCGGACGGTACGAAGGGGAGACCTATCTGCCCTCCGGACGCGAGCCCGTTCTGTACGTCGGCTCCCGGCGCGGCGTCCCCTACCACTCCAAGATCGGTTACGCCTGGACGGGCGAACGGCCGCCGCTGCCACGGTACTTCGGGCCTGCCCAGGTCGGTGAACTGCTCGCCCGCCCCGGCGGGTTCGACTTCCGGCGGGATGTGTGGCCGCTGGTCGAGAAGGAGCTGGGGTTCGCGCACTACCACCGGCTGTTCACCGCCCACCCCGAGCGCACGCGGATCACCTGGACCGACTTCGAGGAGAAGTACGGGACCGGGGACGGCCCCGAGATCCAGGCCCTGGTGGCCTCCGCCGTGCCCGACCCCGCCGACCGGCTCGACCTCGCCGCACTGGACCGCCCGCTGGACGGAGTGCGTCACACCTCGTACGAGGCACTCCAGGCCGGACTGCGCGCCTACATCGAGGACGACCTGACCAGACGTCACGACCCCGCGCACAGCGCCGACTCGGCGGTTTTCCTCGGACTGCTCTCGGTCTACGGGCAGTTGGTCAGGCTCGGTGACATCGGTTCCTGGTGGCACGGCTTCTTCAGCTTCCTCGCCTCGGGGCCGCCCGGACCGCGGCTGCGCCAGATGCGGGCCCTGTCACGGGCCGGAATCCTGCGGTTCCTGGGCGCTGACATGACCGTCACCGCCGCCGAGGGCGTCTTCCGGGCGGGCAGTGCCACCGTGCCCGGCGCGACGGTCGAGGCCCGGGCCCTCGTCGAGGCGCGACTGCCGCACCCCACGGTCGAGCGGACCCGCGACACGCTGCTGCGCGAGCTGTACGCCGAAGGGGCCGCGGCCACCCCGGAGGGGCTGCTCGCCGTCGACCCCGCCGACGGCAGGGTCCTGGACCGCTCCGGTGTCCCGCACCCCCGGCGCTTCGCGCTCGGCCCGCACACCGACGCCCGGGGCTCGGGCGCGTTCACCCGGCCGCGTACCGGCGGCCCGGCGTTCCGGCAGAACGACGCGACGGCCCGGGCCGCGCTGGTGTTCCTGCGCGACCTCGCCTGCCGCCCCGTCTCCTGA
- a CDS encoding DUF5685 family protein, whose translation MFGIVRPCSHRLGEGLKTQWMAHLCGLCLALRGDHGQFARIVTNYDGLLISVLTEAQVERAGGGRRTAGPCPLRGMRTASVAQGDGARLAAAVSLVLASAKVRDHVADGDGLLARRPVALAARRVAASWGRAGARTGSEVGFDTAVLVDAVDRQIGIETLAGPGTPLLTVTEPTESATAAAFAHTAVLAGRPGNAAPLAEAGRLFGRLAHLLDAVEDRETDAASGAWNPLTATGTPLTEARRLADDALHGIRLALREVAFTDGRLAHVLLAHELSRSVDRAFGTSGCGHGEHDGPVAAGAFGPPGQGGPYNPQQPQRPYDGRNPYVGGGDPLGGGPSFRPPGPGGRGFWAGCAAAIGLCCTCKVCCADEFEGPWSRQRREGWCGNCDCSCCDCCEACECCECCSCCDCGI comes from the coding sequence GTGTTCGGAATCGTGAGGCCCTGCAGCCACCGGCTCGGTGAAGGGCTCAAGACCCAGTGGATGGCGCATCTGTGCGGGCTCTGCCTCGCGTTGCGCGGGGACCACGGGCAGTTCGCTCGGATCGTCACCAATTACGACGGTCTGCTGATATCGGTTTTGACGGAGGCTCAGGTCGAGCGCGCCGGCGGGGGCCGGCGTACGGCGGGCCCCTGCCCCCTGCGCGGCATGCGGACCGCGTCCGTCGCGCAGGGCGACGGCGCCCGGCTCGCCGCCGCCGTCTCACTGGTACTGGCCTCCGCCAAGGTGCGCGACCACGTGGCCGACGGGGACGGTCTGTTGGCCCGCAGGCCGGTGGCGCTCGCCGCGCGCCGGGTCGCCGCGAGCTGGGGGCGCGCCGGGGCCCGCACCGGATCCGAGGTCGGCTTCGACACCGCCGTCCTGGTCGACGCCGTGGACCGGCAGATCGGCATCGAGACGCTCGCCGGGCCGGGAACACCGCTGCTGACCGTCACCGAGCCGACCGAGTCCGCGACCGCGGCCGCCTTCGCCCACACCGCCGTCCTCGCCGGCCGGCCGGGCAACGCCGCACCGCTCGCCGAGGCCGGCCGGCTCTTCGGACGGCTCGCGCACCTGCTGGACGCCGTGGAGGACAGGGAAACTGACGCCGCGTCGGGAGCCTGGAACCCACTGACGGCAACCGGGACGCCACTCACCGAGGCCCGTCGGCTCGCCGACGACGCGCTGCACGGGATACGGCTGGCGCTGCGCGAGGTCGCGTTCACGGACGGCAGGCTGGCGCACGTCCTGCTCGCGCACGAGCTGTCGCGTTCGGTGGACCGGGCCTTCGGGACGTCGGGGTGCGGGCACGGGGAGCACGACGGTCCGGTAGCGGCGGGCGCCTTCGGGCCACCGGGGCAGGGCGGCCCGTACAACCCGCAGCAGCCGCAGCGTCCGTACGACGGGCGGAATCCCTACGTCGGCGGGGGCGACCCTCTCGGCGGCGGGCCCTCCTTCCGGCCGCCGGGGCCCGGTGGGCGCGGCTTCTGGGCCGGGTGCGCCGCCGCGATCGGACTCTGCTGCACCTGCAAGGTGTGCTGCGCCGACGAGTTCGAGGGGCCGTGGTCCCGGCAGCGGCGCGAGGGCTGGTGCGGCAACTGCGACTGCTCCTGCTGCGACTGCTGCGAGGCCTGCGAGTGCTGTGAATGCTGCAGTTGCTGCGACTGCGGGATCTGA
- a CDS encoding LLM class flavin-dependent oxidoreductase, translated as MTAPHGRGLLHLAAAVDQRGSFDAAAYVEPARLAERGALDFVTLGGAFAHPGPDTLGVLARVAPATRRIGLVPTVSGTRTESCHVHEAVATLDWISRGRAGWQSGGPTDEYEDAYDAYEDEDEARFRADGEGDAGAGTGVGAGDGVTGGFGGRDGPHRVDFRGSTFSVTGPSIEPRPPQGHPVRVVDATGSSTRRTAARYADVALLRVTGPAQARALRAELRDAAAESGRAPGTLRVLGALTVDLGDGERAAEPGHGGGGPRHTPQGPLYRGGPVGLAELIAVWHESEAVDGFHLTPVEPRRDLERLVNGTVALLQHRGLFRTFYPGSTLREHLRLARPAGRYAVTGGAS; from the coding sequence ATGACCGCACCGCACGGCCGGGGGCTGCTGCACCTGGCCGCCGCCGTCGATCAGCGGGGGTCCTTCGACGCCGCCGCGTACGTCGAGCCGGCGCGACTCGCGGAGCGTGGCGCGCTCGACTTCGTGACGCTCGGCGGAGCCTTCGCGCACCCCGGCCCCGACACGCTCGGAGTGCTCGCCCGGGTCGCGCCCGCCACCCGCCGGATCGGTCTCGTACCGACCGTGTCCGGCACCCGCACCGAGTCCTGCCATGTCCACGAGGCGGTGGCGACCCTCGACTGGATCAGCCGCGGCCGGGCCGGCTGGCAGTCCGGCGGGCCCACGGACGAGTACGAGGACGCGTACGACGCGTACGAGGATGAGGATGAGGCCCGGTTCCGGGCCGACGGGGAAGGCGACGCCGGCGCGGGCACTGGCGTTGGCGCGGGTGACGGCGTGACCGGCGGCTTCGGCGGCCGGGACGGGCCGCACCGCGTCGACTTCCGGGGCAGCACGTTCTCCGTGACGGGTCCCTCGATCGAGCCGCGCCCTCCGCAGGGCCACCCCGTCCGGGTCGTGGACGCCACCGGGAGCTCCACCCGCCGGACCGCGGCCCGGTACGCCGACGTGGCACTCCTGCGGGTCACCGGTCCGGCGCAGGCCCGCGCCCTCAGGGCCGAACTCCGCGATGCCGCGGCTGAGTCCGGCCGCGCCCCCGGCACGCTGAGAGTCCTCGGCGCGCTCACCGTCGACCTCGGTGACGGGGAACGCGCGGCCGAGCCCGGCCACGGCGGCGGCGGTCCCCGGCACACCCCGCAGGGCCCGCTGTACCGGGGCGGTCCCGTCGGCCTCGCCGAACTCATCGCCGTCTGGCACGAGTCCGAGGCCGTCGACGGCTTCCACCTGACCCCGGTCGAGCCACGCCGTGACCTGGAACGGCTCGTGAACGGAACGGTGGCGCTGCTCCAGCACCGCGGTCTGTTCCGCACCTTCTATCCGGGAAGCACGCTCAGGGAGCACCTTCGACTGGCCCGGCCCGCAGGCCGGTACGCCGTGACCGGGGGAGCGTCATGA
- a CDS encoding MFS transporter, with amino-acid sequence MSGTTTADTCRRRETGAGANRWVVLVVLCVSLLLVALDATVLHVAVPAVTEDLKPGAIELLWIVDVYPLVCASLLILFGTLGDRIGRRRVLLLGYALFGVASGVAALADSAQLLIGARALLGVGGAMIMPATLSILRQVFPDRRERALAIGIWSAVAAVGAAVGPLLGGFLLEHFWWGSVFLINIPLMLISLPIGRLLLPESRGARNGPWDVTGALMAAAGLFGLVLGVKQLGGGEAPFGPFTLAPLLLGAALMFGFVRRQRRRAHPLVDLRMFSRPAFSTSVGCIVLAMLALVGLELIAAQYLQLVLGLSPLETGLRLLPLTFAAMAAGLVGARMLRRFGPRVMVCSGFCVTAAAVVTLTAMGGDDNAGLLLVGFVLLGFGLETTLFGAYESMLSEAPPAQAGGAAAIGETSYQLGAGIGIALLGSVMNAAYAPGLSSVRGVPAGDSAAAGHSLGEAYDVAARLGGARGAALRHAARDSFVHGLHVTLLVSAGLLLLGAVMALRLPRVMECETPAAAGSAEIPAPRQASGSRVSA; translated from the coding sequence ATGTCCGGGACGACCACGGCCGACACGTGTCGCCGTCGGGAGACCGGGGCCGGTGCCAACCGCTGGGTCGTCCTTGTGGTGCTGTGCGTCAGCCTGCTCCTCGTGGCTCTCGATGCCACCGTGCTGCACGTCGCGGTGCCCGCCGTCACCGAGGACCTCAAGCCCGGCGCGATAGAGCTGCTCTGGATCGTCGACGTCTACCCGCTCGTCTGTGCCTCGCTCCTCATTCTCTTCGGCACGCTGGGCGACCGGATCGGCCGCAGACGTGTCCTCCTGCTGGGATACGCGCTGTTCGGCGTCGCCTCGGGCGTCGCCGCCCTCGCCGACAGCGCCCAGCTCCTCATCGGGGCCCGTGCCCTGCTCGGCGTCGGCGGCGCGATGATCATGCCCGCCACGCTGTCGATCCTGCGCCAGGTCTTCCCCGACCGGCGCGAGCGGGCGCTCGCGATCGGCATCTGGAGCGCGGTCGCCGCGGTCGGTGCCGCCGTCGGGCCGCTGCTGGGCGGCTTCCTGCTCGAACACTTCTGGTGGGGATCCGTATTCCTGATCAACATCCCGCTGATGCTGATCAGCCTGCCGATCGGGCGGCTGCTGCTGCCCGAGTCGCGCGGCGCGCGCAACGGACCCTGGGATGTGACCGGGGCCCTGATGGCCGCCGCCGGACTCTTCGGGCTGGTCCTCGGGGTGAAGCAGCTCGGTGGGGGCGAGGCACCCTTCGGCCCGTTCACGCTGGCGCCCCTGCTCCTCGGCGCCGCGCTGATGTTCGGATTCGTACGGCGACAGCGGCGGCGCGCGCATCCACTGGTCGATCTGCGGATGTTCTCGCGGCCCGCGTTCAGCACCTCGGTGGGATGCATCGTGCTCGCCATGCTGGCGCTGGTCGGCCTGGAGCTGATCGCCGCGCAGTACCTGCAGCTGGTGCTCGGCCTCTCGCCGCTGGAGACCGGGCTGCGACTGCTCCCGCTCACCTTCGCGGCGATGGCCGCGGGGCTCGTCGGGGCCCGGATGCTGCGCCGGTTCGGGCCGCGCGTGATGGTCTGCTCCGGGTTCTGCGTCACCGCGGCGGCGGTGGTCACGCTCACCGCGATGGGCGGCGACGACAACGCCGGGCTGCTGCTCGTCGGGTTCGTGCTGCTCGGGTTCGGGCTGGAGACGACGCTCTTCGGGGCGTACGAGTCGATGCTGAGCGAGGCACCGCCCGCGCAGGCCGGCGGGGCCGCGGCGATAGGGGAGACCTCGTACCAGTTGGGCGCCGGGATCGGGATAGCACTCCTGGGGAGTGTGATGAACGCGGCGTACGCCCCCGGGCTGTCGTCCGTGCGGGGGGTCCCGGCGGGCGACTCGGCCGCGGCGGGCCACTCGCTGGGCGAGGCCTACGACGTGGCCGCGCGCCTGGGCGGGGCACGGGGGGCCGCCCTGCGGCACGCGGCCCGCGACTCCTTCGTGCACGGGCTGCATGTGACGCTGCTGGTCAGCGCGGGACTGCTGCTGCTGGGCGCGGTGATGGCGCTGCGGTTGCCCCGGGTCATGGAGTGCGAGACGCCCGCGGCGGCGGGCTCGGCCGAGATTCCCGCGCCCCGGCAAGCGTCCGGGTCCCGGGTCTCCGCGTAG
- a CDS encoding acyl-CoA dehydrogenase family protein gives MSASSKLPPFDPADPLGIDDLLDAEDLAIRDTVRTWAADRVLPYVAEWYEKGELPGIRELARELGGIGALGMSLEGYGCAGASAVQYGLACLELEAADSGIRSLVSVQGSLAMYAIHRFGSEEQKQRWLPSMASGEVIGCFGLTEPDHGSDPGAMRTFAKRDAGGDWVLNGRKMWITNGSVAGVAVVWAQTDDGIRGFAVPTDVPGFSAPEIKHKWSLRASVTSELVLDDVRLPADAVLPGVRGLKGPLSCLSHARYGIVWGAMGAARASFEAAVSYAKTREQFGRPIGGFQLTQAKLADMAVELHKGILLAHHLGRRMDAGRLRPEQVSFGKLNNVREAIEICRTARTILGANGISLEYPVMRHATNLESVLTYEGTVEMHQLVLGKALTGLDAFR, from the coding sequence ATGTCCGCGTCCTCGAAGCTGCCGCCCTTCGACCCCGCCGATCCACTGGGCATCGACGACCTGCTGGACGCGGAGGACCTCGCGATCCGCGACACCGTCCGGACCTGGGCCGCGGACCGCGTGCTGCCGTACGTGGCCGAGTGGTACGAGAAGGGGGAGCTGCCCGGGATCCGCGAGCTGGCGCGGGAGCTGGGCGGGATCGGGGCGCTCGGGATGTCGCTGGAGGGCTACGGGTGCGCGGGGGCCAGTGCGGTGCAGTACGGGCTCGCTTGTCTGGAGCTCGAAGCCGCCGACTCGGGGATCCGGTCCCTCGTCTCGGTGCAGGGATCGCTCGCCATGTACGCCATCCACCGCTTCGGTTCCGAGGAGCAGAAGCAGCGGTGGCTGCCCTCTATGGCCTCCGGTGAGGTCATCGGGTGCTTCGGGCTCACCGAGCCCGACCACGGCTCCGACCCCGGCGCCATGCGGACCTTCGCCAAGCGCGACGCCGGGGGCGACTGGGTTCTCAACGGGCGGAAGATGTGGATCACGAACGGTTCGGTCGCCGGGGTCGCCGTCGTCTGGGCGCAGACCGACGACGGGATCAGGGGCTTCGCGGTCCCCACCGACGTGCCCGGGTTCTCCGCGCCCGAGATCAAGCACAAGTGGTCCCTGCGGGCCAGCGTCACCAGTGAGCTGGTCCTCGACGACGTCCGGCTGCCCGCCGACGCCGTACTGCCCGGGGTGCGCGGGCTCAAGGGGCCGCTCAGCTGCCTCTCGCACGCGCGGTACGGCATCGTATGGGGTGCGATGGGCGCCGCACGGGCCAGTTTCGAGGCCGCCGTCTCCTACGCGAAGACACGCGAACAGTTCGGCCGGCCCATCGGCGGCTTCCAGCTCACCCAGGCCAAGCTCGCCGACATGGCCGTCGAACTGCACAAGGGAATTCTGCTGGCCCACCATCTCGGCCGGCGTATGGACGCGGGACGGCTCCGTCCCGAGCAGGTCAGTTTCGGCAAGCTCAACAACGTGCGCGAGGCGATCGAGATCTGCCGGACCGCCCGGACCATTCTCGGCGCCAACGGGATCTCGCTCGAATATCCCGTGATGCGGCACGCCACGAATCTCGAATCGGTGCTCACCTACGAGGGCACCGTGGAGATGCATCAGCTGGTACTGGGCAAGGCGCTCACCGGACTCGACGCCTTCCGGTGA
- a CDS encoding amino acid ABC transporter ATP-binding protein — protein sequence MVDIKAVYKSFGSLEVLKGVDLEVRAGEVAVVLGPSGSGKSTLLRTINHLEKPDRGVITVDGALVGYRRSGDRLYELREREILGQRTRIGFVFQNFNLFPHLTVLDNIVEAPVSALKRPREDAVEAARGLLDRVGLADRADAYPGQLSGGQQQRVAIARALALEPKLLLFDEPTSALDPELVGEVLDVIRDLAHRGTTMIVVTHEIGFAREVADTVVFMDDGRIVERGTPGDVLDRPRRERTRAFLSKVL from the coding sequence ATGGTGGACATCAAGGCCGTGTACAAGAGCTTCGGTTCGCTGGAGGTGCTCAAAGGCGTCGACCTGGAGGTGCGCGCCGGCGAGGTCGCCGTCGTCCTGGGACCGTCCGGCTCCGGCAAGTCCACCCTGCTGCGCACGATCAACCACCTGGAGAAACCGGACCGGGGTGTGATCACCGTCGACGGCGCGCTCGTCGGCTACCGGCGCTCCGGCGACAGACTGTACGAACTGCGCGAGCGCGAGATCCTCGGACAGCGCACCCGGATCGGCTTCGTCTTCCAGAACTTCAACCTCTTCCCGCACCTCACGGTGCTGGACAACATCGTCGAGGCGCCGGTCTCCGCGCTGAAGCGTCCGCGCGAGGACGCCGTCGAGGCGGCACGGGGGCTCCTCGACCGGGTCGGGCTCGCCGACAGAGCCGACGCCTACCCCGGGCAGCTCTCCGGCGGACAGCAGCAACGGGTCGCCATCGCACGGGCGCTCGCCCTGGAGCCGAAGCTGCTGCTCTTCGACGAACCGACCTCGGCGCTCGACCCCGAGCTGGTCGGGGAGGTCCTCGACGTCATCAGGGACCTGGCGCACCGGGGCACCACGATGATCGTCGTCACGCACGAGATCGGCTTCGCGCGCGAGGTCGCCGACACCGTCGTCTTCATGGACGACGGACGGATCGTCGAGCGGGGCACCCCCGGCGACGTACTGGACCGGCCGCGGCGGGAACGGACCCGGGCGTTTCTCTCCAAGGTCCTCTGA
- a CDS encoding amino acid ABC transporter permease has product MSSDTLTKIPEAVPDDTASLRIVPRRRLGQWTAAVVVLVLLGLALDSVARNEAFQWGVVGDYFTSASVLRGLWLTLWLTAVVMVLGFALGTLLAMCRLSANPVLRAVGWGYVWLFRSMPILVQLLFWFNIGALYPQILGVRTVNLLGPVTVAVLGLTLHEAAYAAEVVRGGILSVDRGQIEAAQALGLSRWRRWWRIVLPQAMRSIVPPAGNMLIGTLKGTSIVSVIAVQDLLYSTQLVYHRTYQVIPLLTVATLWYVVVTSVLSFGQFHVERHYARGTERSR; this is encoded by the coding sequence ATGTCCTCGGACACCCTCACCAAGATTCCCGAAGCCGTACCGGACGACACGGCGTCCCTGCGCATCGTCCCGCGGCGCCGTCTCGGCCAGTGGACCGCCGCCGTCGTCGTCCTGGTCCTGCTCGGACTCGCTCTCGACTCCGTCGCCCGCAACGAGGCGTTCCAATGGGGCGTCGTGGGCGACTACTTCACCTCCGCCTCCGTGCTGCGGGGCCTGTGGCTCACCCTCTGGCTGACCGCGGTCGTGATGGTGCTCGGCTTCGCGCTGGGCACCCTGCTCGCCATGTGCCGGCTGTCGGCCAACCCCGTCCTGCGGGCGGTCGGCTGGGGATATGTCTGGCTGTTCCGGTCGATGCCGATCCTGGTGCAGCTGCTGTTCTGGTTCAACATCGGGGCGCTGTACCCGCAGATACTCGGCGTGCGGACGGTGAACCTGCTCGGTCCGGTCACCGTCGCCGTCCTCGGACTGACCCTGCACGAGGCCGCGTACGCCGCCGAGGTGGTGCGCGGCGGCATCCTCTCCGTCGACCGCGGCCAGATCGAGGCCGCACAGGCGCTGGGTCTGAGCCGGTGGCGCCGCTGGTGGCGGATCGTGCTCCCGCAGGCGATGCGCTCGATCGTGCCGCCGGCCGGGAACATGCTGATCGGCACCCTCAAGGGCACCTCCATCGTCAGCGTCATCGCCGTGCAGGACCTGCTCTACTCCACGCAGCTCGTCTACCACCGCACCTACCAGGTCATCCCGCTGCTCACGGTGGCCACCCTCTGGTACGTCGTCGTCACCTCGGTGCTCTCCTTCGGCCAGTTCCACGTCGAGAGGCACTACGCGCGCGGTACGGAGCGCAGCCGATGA